Within the Hypericibacter adhaerens genome, the region CCGGGCCGCGAAAGCCCTGGGGCTGATGGTCGCCGGCGTGGACTTCATCTGTCCCGATATCGGCCGGTCCTGGCGCGAGGTCGGCGGCGGCATCTGCGAGATCAACACCTCGATCGGGATGCATCCTCACACCGAGGCCAACCCCAATCTGGATGTGCCGGGGCTCGTCCTGGAGACGGTCTATCCTCCCGGCGACGAGGGTCGCATCCCGACCGCGATGATCACCGGCACCAAGGGCAAGACGACGACGACCCTGATGCTGAGCCGCATCCTCGAGGCCGCCGGCCACGCGGTCGGCAACGCGACGACGGAAGGGGTCACCATCGACGGCGAGCTGGTCCTGGCGGGCGACCATGCGGAGGCCCACGGCGCCTCGATCGTGATGCAGGATCCGACCGTGACCGCCGCCGTGCTGGAGACGGCGCGCGGCGGCCTGCTGCAGGACGGCATGTATCTCGACCGCTGCGACGTGGCGGCCCTCCTCAATGTTGGGCGCGAGCAGATCGGAATGCATGGCGTCGAGACGCTGGACGAGATGGCGGCGCTCAAGAGCAAGGTCCTCGACGCGGCGCGCAAGGCCGTGGTGCTCGGCGCCGACGATCCGCGAACGGCGGCGATGGCGCGGGATTGCCGCGTCCGGCTCAGGACCATCCTGTTCTCCCTCGAACCGGATTCGCCGGAGGTCCGGGCGCATCTCGGAAGCGGCGGCGAAGCCATCGTGATCCGCGCCGTCGAAGGCCGGGAAACCATCGTCCATGTCGATGCGCAAGGCGCGGCGGTGCCGCTGATCGGAGCCGAAGATTTCCCGGCGAGCCGGGGCGGGCTCATCCGGCCGAACGTCGCCAACGCGATGGCGGCGGCCGGCCTCGCCCTCGGCCTGGGCGTGGCGCCGCACCATATCCGCGAGGGGCTGGCGCGATACGAGATCACGGTCGCCTCTTCCAGGGGGCGGACCAATTTCGTCGAGGGGCTGCCTGTCCGCATCCTGTTCGACCGGGCCACGGATCCGGCCTCCTTGACCGCGATGATGCCCGTGATCGAGGCGGCGGCTCCGCAGGGCCGGCGTATCTGCGTCCTGACCGCGCCCGGCAACCGGCCGGATTCGCATTTCGGGGAATGCGCCGCGGTCGTGGCCGGCCGTTTCGATCGCTATGTCTGCTGCGAGCACGACAATTTTCGCCGGGGCAAGCCGCCGGGCGAGATCGCCGACCGCCTGGCACGCGGGCTTGCCGCCGCGGGCGTCCCGGAAGGTCTCGTCTCGACCGCGCGATCGCCGGCCGAGGCCGCACGTATCGTCGCCAAGATTGCCGCCGCGGACGATTTCGTGGCCGTGTTCGGGTGGAACGTGGTCGAGACCGTCGAGGCCTATCGAGCGGCATTCCGCGAGGCCGCCGCGACAGCGACGGGCTGATCGGGCCTCGTCCTAGGCGGACCGGTCGAGATGGAGCAGGGCGCTGGGCGCGAGGGCGCGATGATGCTCGTCGACCGTCACGGGCAGAGTCTCGTGATGCGCGGCTTTGGCCGCGCGCCAGGCCGCGACCTTGGCCAGCTCGGCCAGGGGGCGCTCCTCGCTCACGGCGACCTCGGCCCGGTAGACGCCGCCGCCTTCGCCGTCGAGCGTGACGATATCGCCTTCCTGCAGCCGCTCGCCGCCGATCCGGCAGCTCCGCCCGTCGGCCGCGACTGCGAGGGCCTCGCAGCCGACCAGGCAGACCTTGTTCAGCTGGCGCGCCACGACCGAGGCATGGGAGGTGCGGCCGCCGCGGGCGGTCAGGATGCCGGCCGCGACCGCCATGCCGGCGATGTCGGCGGTGACGGTATCCTCGCGGACCAGGATCGGCGGCTTGCCTTCCTTGGCAAACAGCTCCGCCGCCTCGTTCGACAAGGCGATCGGGCCGGAGGCGGCCCCCAGGCTGGCGGGCACGCCGCGGGCGAGCGGCGGCTGCCCGGCATGCACATGCCGGCGCGCGAGCTTGTCGAGATCGACCGAGGCGAGCTGGGCCAGCGCCGCCTCGCGCGTGACCAGCCCTTCCTCGGCCAGGTCGACGGCGATGCGCAGCGCCGCCCAGGGCGTGCGCTTCGCCCGGCGCGTCTGCAGCAGGAACAGCTTGCCTTCCTCGATCGTGAACTCGAAATCCTGCACATCGAGGAAGGCGGATTCGAGCTTCTGCGTGACCTCGCGGAGCTCGCCATAGAGATCGGGCATCAGCCGCTCGAGCCCGTCGGCCCGGGTCAGGCCGCAGCGCCCCGAGACGACATCCTCGCCCTGCGCGTTGGCGGCGAAATCCAGATAGAGCTTCTTCTCGCCCGACGCGGGATCGCGGGTGAAGCCGACCCCGGCGCCGGACTGGCCGCCGGCATTGCCGAAGACCATGCGCTGGATCGTGACCGCGGTGCCGGCCAGCCCGTCGAGCCCGTTGAGGCGGCGATACTCGATAGCGCGCGGGCTCTCCCAGGAGCGGAACACCGCCTCGGTCGCGGCCTCGAGCTGCTCGGCGGGATCTTGCGGGAAGGGCTCGCCGACCTCGTCGGCATAGACCTCGAGCAGGGCGCGCACCAGCTCGCGCAGCGACAGCGTGTCGAGCTCGGGCAGGGCCGCGGCATCGGCACGGCCGAGCGCCTCGGCGACGGCGGCATCGAAGGGCGCCGCCGCCACGCCATGCACGGTCTCGGCGAAGGACTGGATCAGGCGGCGATAGCAGTCCCAGGCGAGGCGCGGATTGCCGGTGAGCGCGACGAAGCCGGGCAGGGTCCGGTCGGAGAGGCCGATATTGAGCAGCGTGTCCATCATGCCCGGCATCGAGGCGGCGGCACCCGAGCGCACCGACACCAGCAGCGGGCGGTATTTGTCGCCGAACAGCAGGCCCGAGGCGCGCTCGACGCGCCGGATCTCCTTCGCCAGCAGCTCCGGCAGCCTGGCGGCCAAGCGATGGCCGGCGGCCGCGAACTCGCGGCAGAAATCGGTCGAGAGCACGAAGCCGGGCGGGACCGGCAGGCCCAAAGCCGCGAGGCGCATGAGGTTGAAGGCCTTGTTGCCCACGGCCGGCAGCAGCGTGTCCGCCGGGGCCGCGGTGTCGCGGTCGATCGAGAACAGGCGGGCTTCGTTCTTGTCGGACATCGTCAGCGGATCCTCTGTCGTCGCGTCTTGCCGGGCGTTCCTGCCGCCTAGGGCGTTTCCCGATCACGTTGAATCGGGAGACGTCCTGGATTCCTTTGTTTGGTCGCATTTCCTACGGCGAACCGGTCTCCCCTTCGCCGGAAAATGCTCTAGCTGTGAGCTTTCAACAGGTTGTCCATCCGGCCCCTGCCGGGAGAAGCTGACGGTTGTCGAAGCCTCAGTTTTTCCAAGGAGAGGGACCGGATGAACGTCCATAAGAATGCCCGTCTGACGGCGCGCGGTCGAGAGTGGATGGTTGGCCTGGTTGCGAGCGGGCAGACGCCGAAGGCCGTGAGCGAAGCCGTAGGCGTCTGCCCGCGCACGGTGCGCAAGTGGGTGAAGCGCTTTCGGACGGAAGGAGTTGCGGGTTTGCAGGATCGCAGCTCACGTCCTCACCGGCTCTACCGGCCTACGCCGCAGGCGATCGTTGAGCGTATCGCGGCGCTGCGGCGGGACCGGCTGACGGGCAAAGCGATCGCCGCCGAGCTTGGGGTCTCACCGGCCACGGTGAGCCGTGTTCTGAAGCGGCTCGGGTTGAACAAATTCCGTGCCCTTGAGCCGGTCGAGGTCCGCCGCTACGAGCGCGACAACCCCGGCGAACTGATCCACATCGACATCAAGAAGCTGGGCAAGTTCAATCGCGTAGGTCATCGCATCACAGGCGACCGCCGAGGCCAGAGCAACGCCCGCGGCATCGGCTGGGAGTTCGTCCATGTCGCCATCGACGACGCCTCGCGCATCGCCTTCTCCAAGGTGATGAAGAACGAGCGCCAAGGCTGTGCGATCGCCTTCCTCAAAGCCGCTGTCGCCTACTACGCAAGCCTCGGCGTCAAGGTCGAGCGCGTCATGACCGACAACGGCTCCTGCTACAAAGCCTTCGCCTTCCGCAGAACCTGCAAACGGCTAGGTCTCAAGCACATCCGCACCAAGCCCTATACACCCAAGACCAACGGAAAGGCCGAGCGCTTCATCCAGACCGCCTTGCGCGAATGGGCCTACGCCCGCGCCTACAACACCTCACGCCAGCGCGCCGCCGAACTGCCCAACTGGATACACCGCTACAATTGGCATCGACCTCATGGCAGTATCGGTTCAAAGTCGCCCATCAGCAGACTCCCCTTGGCCCGGAACAACCTGTTGAGGCTCCACATCTAGCCGCTCAACCGTTCGCCCAGCACATGGTCGCCGGCCATGAGGCTCGCATGGAGCAGGCCGTCGGCCGCCTGCTCGAGCTGTTCGGCGACCGCCGCCAGCAGGAACAGGCGCTTGGCGTCGCTCTGTCCGCGCATCAGGCCGGCCACGACCTCGCGCTCGACCTCGTCGGTCGCATGCTCCATCTCCCGCACGCTCTCGAGTGCCGCCAGGAAATCGCGCACTTCCTCGTGGCTGGAGCCGCGATGGACCCGGCGGGCCGCGGCGAGGACGCGCACATAGCTCTGCACGCCGCCCGCGACCAGGGCGGCCAGCCGCTCGAGCGGATCGAGCTCGCCCGGGGCGTCGAATTCCGTGGTGCCGCGTGCATCGGGCAGCAGGGCCAGGTGGAACAGGGCCTCCTCGAGCGCGTCGGCCGCGTCGTCCGCCGATTCCAGGACGCCGCGCCAGGCCGGGGGGACCCCACGCGGATCGATCAGCCCGCGCACCCGCACCAGGATCCGGTCGGCGTCGCTTTCCCAGCGCTTGGCGCGTTTGGCCCGCTGCTCGCGCAGGCTCTGGCCTTCGCCGGCGCTGGCCCGCATCAGCGTCTCGCGCACGAGCTCGCCGATATCGAGGGTGAGGGCCGCATGATCGAGCACGAGGTCGAGCAGCCGGTCGCTGGTGCCTTCGAGCCGCACCAGAAGGTCGGCACGGATCTCCTCGAAGATGGCGGCCTCGCTGCGCTTCGCGCGCAGGCCCTCGCTGGTCGCGCGCAGCACGACGCGCATGAACTCGATCGCCTGCTCCTGGCCGATCAGCTCGACCAGCGGCATGCCGAAGGGCGCGACACCCTTGCGCACGGTGTCGAGCGCCTGGAACACCAGCTTCTCGCCGCCCGCGACCAGGAACCCGCGGTGGCCGACCTCTTCCTCGGCGGCCCAGCGCAGCAGGTCGGTGGCGACCGCCTTGGGCAGGATCGCGCGCAGCCGCTTGCGCGCCCGGTTCCAGTCGATGAGGAACACCAGGCTGGCGCCGATCTGCGCCAGGCAGGCCGCGAGCGAGGTCTGGTTGGGCGCGTCGAAGCTGCCGGTCGCGTGGTAGAACTCGTCCTCCTCGAGGCCGGCGACATGGCGGGCCCGCGTCTCGGTCCAGTTCATCGCGAAATCGTGCAGCCGCTCCTGGAAGAAGCGCAGGCGGCGGGAATGGACGTCGGTATAGGTGACCGACAACCGGAGCCCTTCGACATGGACGATGAGAACGTGGGAATCGGTCGTCCCGATGTCGTTCTGGATCACGAGCCGCGACCCCGTCCGCGTCGCGGTGGTACCGAGCCCGGGATGGTCGAACTTGAGCGGCGCCGTGCGGTTGAGGCCGCGCATGAAGGCCTGGATCAGCGGCCGGTCCTCGGCCGCGAGGCGATAGACCCGGGCGCCGTCGAGCGTCTCCTCCGCAAGGCCGGCCTGCAGCCCGTTGATGGCCTTGTGCAGGTCCATCACCAGCAGATGCAGGGAATCGCCGGCATCGCGCCGGGCCCGCGTCGCGGCCGAAATGAAATCCAGCGGCACGCGGTCGCCGGCCAGATCGGGCAGGTGGCCCAGCCGGGTGCGCCGGGGCTCGAAGATCGCGGCCTGGCCGGCGGCGGCGACGGGCGCCAGCATCGCATCCAGATCCTCGACGACAGCGCCCAGAAGCTTCTTCGCGCCGGGGATCACATAGCTCTCCCCGTTGCGATGCGAGGCGCCCAGCGCGCTGTCGAGGCTGGCATCGCCCACGCCGGCGGCGCGGCGCTCGGCGCCAAGATCGGGAGGCGTCGTCCCCGGCGCCTCGGCCTGGGCGCGCGCCGCCTGCAGCCAGGTGAAGGCGAACTTGACCCGCGCGTTGGCGGCGAGCGCGCGATCGATCAGCTCCGGCAGGAGCAGGCTGCGCTCGTCCAGGACCTCGGCGATCTTCGATTTCTCTGTCATGTTCCGACGCTA harbors:
- a CDS encoding PEP/pyruvate-binding domain-containing protein encodes the protein MSDKNEARLFSIDRDTAAPADTLLPAVGNKAFNLMRLAALGLPVPPGFVLSTDFCREFAAAGHRLAARLPELLAKEIRRVERASGLLFGDKYRPLLVSVRSGAAASMPGMMDTLLNIGLSDRTLPGFVALTGNPRLAWDCYRRLIQSFAETVHGVAAAPFDAAVAEALGRADAAALPELDTLSLRELVRALLEVYADEVGEPFPQDPAEQLEAATEAVFRSWESPRAIEYRRLNGLDGLAGTAVTIQRMVFGNAGGQSGAGVGFTRDPASGEKKLYLDFAANAQGEDVVSGRCGLTRADGLERLMPDLYGELREVTQKLESAFLDVQDFEFTIEEGKLFLLQTRRAKRTPWAALRIAVDLAEEGLVTREAALAQLASVDLDKLARRHVHAGQPPLARGVPASLGAASGPIALSNEAAELFAKEGKPPILVREDTVTADIAGMAVAAGILTARGGRTSHASVVARQLNKVCLVGCEALAVAADGRSCRIGGERLQEGDIVTLDGEGGGVYRAEVAVSEERPLAELAKVAAWRAAKAAHHETLPVTVDEHHRALAPSALLHLDRSA
- a CDS encoding Mur ligase family protein codes for the protein MIRLKGRRRFLWRNIHAPIPVMAGNLELGDAFGWTTAGLSAPVRALLRERLAGAADERDASDAAEFVARIAQQLQRIGDISPPLWGVGSRNPVKKTAIVFFACRDPFLAEACFPMAVQLADRIIQSPADGDAVEAELMGHIQRIRQRRLSVATHQMVEAVERHGIPWSRTAAGSNFVQLGQGVRQNRMTSSALTPESGLGRELAQHKLLTLGILAQLQLPVGQFAPVRDAASALKVAERLGYPVVLKPVLGDKGRAVFSGLRNAEDLQAVLKRVSLGREPFMLQTFLPGEDHRLLIIKGRLVAAAQRIPASVVGDGRHSVAELAAIENRNPRRIFGPLELLPLDAEADRILVQQGQTRDSVPEPGRRVQLRANANISTGGTSLDVTERVHPDNLRAAIRAAKALGLMVAGVDFICPDIGRSWREVGGGICEINTSIGMHPHTEANPNLDVPGLVLETVYPPGDEGRIPTAMITGTKGKTTTTLMLSRILEAAGHAVGNATTEGVTIDGELVLAGDHAEAHGASIVMQDPTVTAAVLETARGGLLQDGMYLDRCDVAALLNVGREQIGMHGVETLDEMAALKSKVLDAARKAVVLGADDPRTAAMARDCRVRLRTILFSLEPDSPEVRAHLGSGGEAIVIRAVEGRETIVHVDAQGAAVPLIGAEDFPASRGGLIRPNVANAMAAAGLALGLGVAPHHIREGLARYEITVASSRGRTNFVEGLPVRILFDRATDPASLTAMMPVIEAAAPQGRRICVLTAPGNRPDSHFGECAAVVAGRFDRYVCCEHDNFRRGKPPGEIADRLARGLAAAGVPEGLVSTARSPAEAARIVAKIAAADDFVAVFGWNVVETVEAYRAAFREAAATATG
- a CDS encoding IS481 family transposase — its product is MNVHKNARLTARGREWMVGLVASGQTPKAVSEAVGVCPRTVRKWVKRFRTEGVAGLQDRSSRPHRLYRPTPQAIVERIAALRRDRLTGKAIAAELGVSPATVSRVLKRLGLNKFRALEPVEVRRYERDNPGELIHIDIKKLGKFNRVGHRITGDRRGQSNARGIGWEFVHVAIDDASRIAFSKVMKNERQGCAIAFLKAAVAYYASLGVKVERVMTDNGSCYKAFAFRRTCKRLGLKHIRTKPYTPKTNGKAERFIQTALREWAYARAYNTSRQRAAELPNWIHRYNWHRPHGSIGSKSPISRLPLARNNLLRLHI